CGAACATGAGCACCATCGTGACGGGCGAGGCGTCGGGCGTCACGACGGCGGAGAGCACCATGAAGGCGACGTAGACGATGCGCCACTGGGAGCGGAACGTCTTGTACGGCACGAGGTGCAGCACCGAGAGGTAGAAGATCACGAGCGGCAGCTGGAAGGCGATGCCAAAGCCGATCTCGAGCAGCATGTAGATGTCGAGGTAGTCGCTCGCCTCGGGCATGAGGGCACCGATCTCGAGCGACTGCTCGAGCAACCAGCCAAAGGCGGCGGGCTGGATGATGAAGAAGCAGAAGACCATGCCGAGGAAGAACAGGAGGACCATCGCCGCGACCGTCGGAACGACCCAGCGGCGCTCCTTGGGCTTGAGCGCCGGGAGGAAGAACGCCATGATCTCCCAGATGATGATCGGGCAGCAGATGATGACCGAGAAGAACAGCGCGACCTTGAAGCGGATGGTGAAGCCGCCGAGCACCGTGGTGACGACGAGCTCCGCCCCGTTCATGGCGTCACTGATCTGGCCGATCATGAGCTCGATCAGCGTGGGCGTGGCAAAGTAGACGATGAGCGCGCAGACGACGACCGCCACGACGATGATCGTAAGGCGGCGACGCAGCTCGCCGAGGTGGTCCATGATGGGCATGCGTGCGGGACCGATCGGCATGGCCTAGGCCTCCTTGTCTTCGTCGGTTGCGGGGCGGGAGGGGCGCGGCATCGCGTAGAGGTCGGCCGCCGTCGGCTTTGCGGGGGCCTCGGATGCGGGGTCGTCGGCGCGTCTTGGCGGGGGCGCGGGATGCGGGGTCGTCGGCGGGGGCGGCGTCGGGAGCGGGTGCCGCCTCGTCGTCGGCGGCGTCTGCGTCGGCGTCGTCGCCCTCTGCGGCCCCCGCCGCAGTCGCTGCCTCGGCCTCGGCGGCCTCGCGGGCGGCCTTCTCCTCGGCGAGGCGCTTCTTGCGCTCGGCGAAGGTCTCGGCGCGACGGGGGCGAGGGGCCTCCTCTCCCTCGGGCACGTCGATATCGGCGTCGTCGTCGAGCTCGGCGGCGCGGTTGCGGTTGGGCTTCTTGGGCGTGTCGCTCAGCGCCTCGGCGGCCGGGTCCACGATGTTGGTCTGGACGACCTCGGTGAAGCCCTCCTGGGCGCTCTTGAACTGGCGCAGGGCGCGCCCGAGCGTGCGGCCCATGCCCGGCAGCTTGTCCGGGCCGAAGATCAGAAACGCGAAGAGCACGATGAGGACGAGCTCTCCCTCTCCAATGCCAAACACGGAATCAGTCCCCCGTTCGTCGTACGCTTTCTCGAGTGCCCTTAGGCCTCGCGGATGTTGAGGTCGGCCTGAACGCCGAGGAGGCCCAGGACGCGCGCCACGTTGCGCTGCGGGCGGGCGACCACGAGCGTGCCGCCGGCCTCGGAGACGCGGTGCGCGGCGCCGACGAGCACGCCGATGCCCGTGGAGTCGATGTAGGGGACCTCGGCGAGGTCGACGACCAGCTCGCCCGACACCCCCTCCGCGATCTGGGCGTCGATGGCGTCGCGCAGCTCGTCCGCGCAGGACACGTCAACCTCGCCGGCGACGCTGACGAGGCGGTCCTCGCCGGCGATGCCCGTCGTAATCTCCAAGCTCATGTCTCTCCCTTCTCGCAGGCGGGCTACTCGCCCGTCCCCGAGGTCTCGTCGCTCTCGCCGTCGGTCGCGGCGCCGTCGGCCTCCGTCCCGGCCGACGCCCCGTCCCCCGACGACTCGTCGGTCGCGCCCGTGAGCTCGTCGACGCGGGACTGCGCGCTGGCGCCCACCCCCTGCTCGTCGTCGGGGTCGAGCTCGGCCGCCCTCTGGTAGGCGGCGACGGCATCGTCGGTCAGGCCCTGGGCCTCGTAGAGCAGGCCGAGGTCGTACCAGCCGGTCGCGTACTCGGGGTCGTCGGTCGTGAGGGCCTCGAGGTCCGCGACGGCCGTCTCGGTGTCCCCGAGGTAGTACTCGCACATCGCGCGCTCGGCGCGGGCGTCGGAGGCGTTGTCGAGCTCGAGGTAGCGGTCGTAGTAGCCAATCGAGCGCTGCAGGAGCTCGTCGCCGTGCGCCGCCTCCTCGTCGTTGGCCGCGAGCATCTGCACGTAGGAGCCCCACGTGGAGCAGGCGCGCGCGACCGCCAGCAGGGTCTCGGTGTTCTCGGGGTCCTCCTCGAGCTGGGACTCGAGGTCGGCCACGTAGTCGGTGTACTGGGAGTCGATGTAGTCGACGTTGTACTCGACGGACTGGCTGCTGCTCTGGAAGACCGAGGCGAGGGCCCCGGCGAGCGTCGAGAGGGCGAAGATCACGATGAAGACGACGATGACCGCCTTCTGGAACGTGGAGAGCTCCCCGGGCCTGCGCTCGCGCTTCTTGGGGGCGGGTCGCTTCGCTGGCGCGCCGCCCTTCTCGCCGCCCTCGACCTTCTGTGCCAAACGCCACTTTGCCATGCGCCTGCGTGCCCCCCGCCGTGATTCGGCGCCCGATGCGCCCACGAAACATAAGAGTATGCCACGGCGCGGCGCCCGCAGGGGAGCGAGACCGCGCCGCGGCGATAATAACAGAAGTTCCCCAGAGGAGACTTCTCTGACCCGCTAGGCGCGCTCGGAGCGGGCGAGTCGCGCGGAGACGAGCTTGACCGCCACGATGAAGACGTCGAGCGCCTGGCCGAGCTCGTCGAGCGAGGGGTAGGTCGGCGCGATGCGGATGTTGGTGTCCTCGGGGTCGCGGCCGTAGGGCCAGGGCGCACCGGCCGGCGTGAGCGTGACGCCCAGCTCCGCCGCGAGCTCGACGATCGCCTTGGCCGAGCCCCTCGGTCCCTCGAAGCTCACGAAGTAGCCGCCCGTGGGGTGGGTCCACGTGGCGCAGCCCAGCTCGCCGAGGCCGGCCGAGAGCTTCTCCTCCACGAGGGCGAAGCGCGGGGCGACGAGCTCGGCGTGGCGCCTCATGTGCTCGGCGACGCCGGCGGCGTCGCGCAGGAAGCGGACGTGCGCGAGCTGGCTGATCTTCTCGGGCGAGACGCGCATGGCCGAGAAGGCGCGGCGCAGCTCCGCCATGTCGGCCGCGGACGCGGCGACCCACGCCATGCCGGAGCTGGGGAAGGTCACCTTGGCCGTGGAGGCGAACTCGTAGACGAGGTTCTTGTCGCCCCCCTGCTCGGCGAGCGCGTCGAAGATGTTGAGCAGGTGGTCGCCCTCGCCCCTGAAGGTGTGGACGGCGTAGGCGTTGTCCCAGAAGACGCGGAAGTCGGGCGCGGCGGGCTTGAGCGCCGCGAAGGCGCGCACCACGTCGTCGGAGTAGGTGACGCCGGTGGGGTTGGCGTAGCGGGGCACGCACCAGATGCCCTTGACCGTGGCGTCCCCCTCCACGTACTCGCGGACGACGTCCATGTCGGGGCCGTCCTCGCGCATGGGGACGGGCACGTTCTGGATGCCGAAGCTCTCCGTCACGGTGAAGTGGCGGTCATAGCCGGGCGCGGGGCAGAGGAACTTGACGACGCCCTGCTGGCACCAGGGCTTCTCGCCGCCGATGCCGTGGACGTAGCCGTGCTCCACGCAGTCGTACATGATGTTGAGGCTCGAGGAGCCCATGACCGAGACGTTGGCGGGGTCCACACCGATGAGCTCCGCAGCGAGGGCGCGCGCGGAGGGCAGGCCGTCGGGCGCGCCGTAGTTGTCGGCGTCCACGCCCCCGTCCGAGAGGTCGCTCTCGCTGGTGAGCAGGTCGAGCATCGGTCTCGAGAGCGCCGTCTGCTCGGGGCTTGGCTTGCCCCGAGCCATGTCGAGCCTGAGGCCGAGGGCGCGCAGGTCGTCCGCCTGGTCCTCGAGCGCGGCGATGGCGGCGTCGAGCTCGGCGTCGGTCATGTTCTGATAGGCGTTTGCCATGAGTCCTCCTTCGTCGGTCCCGTCTGAGTATAGAGGCAAACGCGGCGCGAGCTGCTACCATGTTCCAGACGAAAAGGAACGCTTACAGGGAGGTCACATGGACGTGCGCTCCGAGGACTACGGCGAGCTGCAGCGACTGGTCGACTCCCTCTTTGCGCCGGGGGTCTCCTCGTCCGCCACGGTGGGGCGCCTTGACGTGGAGCTGCGGGCGGAGATCTTGGACCTCGCCCCCGACCTGATGGAGGTCGCAGAGGCGCTGCCGCCGCGCACCTACACGCGCCAGCGCCTCTGCGACCAGCTGAACTCGATCCTCACCGCGCGCGGCTGGGGAACCGCCTACGGCACGGTGGAGTAGCCGGGCGCCCGTGCCGGCGGACGCCCGGCCGTGGCGCGTCAGTTCCCGAAGCGCCCTCCCGTGGTGGGATAGCCGTAGATCGAGCCGTCCCTGATGTCCATCTCGTCCTCCCACGGCAGGCGGTAGCGACCCGCGGCGAGGTCCTTGATGTAGGTCAGCCCGGCGTCCGGCTCCCCGCCCGGCACGGCCACGTAGCCGCGGTGGCCGAGGTTGTAGATGTTGTTCTCGAGGCCCCAGGAGAGGCGCGCGTTGTCGGCGAGCTGCGGGTAGATCTCTGCGGTGACGATCTCCCACGGGTTTCTCTGCCCCTGGACGAGCGTGGTGCCGTCGAAGTTGCACACCTGTCCCTCGCCGAAGTAGTAGAACGTCCCGTCGTAGCCCGCGAGGTTCACCGAGACCGTGTACATGAGGTTCTGCCAGGCGTTGGAGCGGTTGGTGAGGATCCACTGGTCGTTGACCTGCGTGGAGTAGCCGGAGATGCGGATGTAGACGTTGCAGCCCTTGTAGGCGGCCTCACGGGCGAGCTCGGGGATCATGCCGTCGTGGCAGATGCAGACGGCGAGCTTCGATCCGCCCGGGCCCTCGCAGACCGGCATGCCCAGGTCGCCCGGGTACCACGGCTCGATGGGGTTCCACGGGAAGAGCTTGCGGTACTTGAGGACGATGTCACCGGCGGGGTCGATGATGATCGCGGTGTTGTAGGGGTTCTTGGCGGGGTCGGGGTTGCGCTCCATGATCGAGAAGACGCCGTAGACGCCCGCCTCCTGGCAGGCGCGGGAGAACGCCTCGGTCTCGGGTCCCGGGATGTCGCAGAGGAACTCGTCGGTGAGCCACTTGGCCGTGTTCAGCCCCTGCGTGCTGTACTCGGGAAAGACGATCAGCTCCACGCCGGGGTAGCCGGCCTTGGTGGCCTTGAGCGTGCGCACGATGCTCTCGACCTGGGCGTCGATGTCCGCGCGGCTGTTCACCACCGGCGCGGGGAACTGGATCGCCGCCACCAGAAAGCCCGCCCTCGGCTTGCTCATGCTTCCGATGCTGCCCATGTCGTGCTCCTCTCCGTTTGGGTTAGGACGCGATTTATGGTAGTTGAGCAATGTTACAGATACTATATATTGTGGTTTCATCCGGGAGACGGCAGGGTTTCGAGCGCGAGCGGCGGCGGATGGCGCCCACCGGGCGAGCCCGCGACGAAAAAGCGCCCGCCACCGCGAGGGTGACGGGCGCAGACGGCTCGCGCTCGGGACGATTCTACTCGTCGGCCTCCAGGGCCTCGGCGATCTCGTCGGTGATGTTCATGGTGTGATAGACGTTCTGGACGTCCTCCAGCTCGTCGAGACGGTCGACGAGGCGCTGGACCTTCTTGGCGTCCGCCACGGAGACGTCGGTCGGGGTCGTGGGGACCATGGTGAGCTCGGAACCCTTGACCTCGATGCCCTGGGCCTCGAGGCCCTTCTGGACGTCCTGCATCTTGTCGTAGGCGGTCCAGACGATCCACTGCTCGCCGGCGTCCTCGTAGTCCTCGCCGCCGGCCTCGGCGACCGCCATCATGAACTCGTCCTCGTCGACGGCGTTCTCGCGGTCGGCGACCTTCTTGTCGTCGGACTTGATGACCTTCTCGACGGCGATGGAGCCCTTGCGCTCGAACTGGAACGCAACGGAGCCGGAGGTGCCGAGCGACCCGCCCGAGTGGGAGAAGGCGGAGCGCACGTCGGCGGCGGTGCGGTTCTTGTTGTCGGTCAGGCAGTCCACGTAGACGGCCACGCCAGCGGGGCCGTAGCCCTCGTAGGTGATCTCGGCGTAGTTGGCGGCGTCGGCGCCGGAGCCAAAGGCCTTGTCGATGGCGGCCTTGATCTTGGCGTTGGGCATGGAGACCATGCGGGCGCGGGCCACGGCGGCGGCGAGGGTCGCGTTGTTGTCCGGGTTGGGGTCGCCGCCGAGCTTGGCCGCGACGGTGATGTTACGAGAGAGCTTGGAGAAGAGCGACGAGCGCTTGGCGTCGATGGCCGCCTTCTTGTGCTTGGTAGTTGCCCACTTAGAGTGTCCGGACATGCGCATCCCCTTCGTCAATCCATGGCATGAAACGTGCCTACGATAGCGAAGGGGGACGCGAATGTAAAGGGCAGACGCTCATTTGCGACTCATCCCCATCTGCCGTGAGGGCGGGCGCATCCACAGATGCAAAACGCACGCTCGTGTGATGAATATGCCGAATCCCATGCAAATAGGGCGTCCGTGTGATGGCTTTTCATCGCCAAATCGGTTTTTGATTGAATACTTGATTCCATTTCCTGCGGAGACGCAGACGCAGGAGCGTCACCTTCGCCAAAGAGGACCCAAAATGCATCGCACAAGAGACCGTTTTGCCGACAGTCGGGCAAAAACATCACACGAGAGTTCGTTTTGCGGCGCAGCGGCGAGTCAGAGGCCGTATTTGGCCACGACGCGACGAATCGCGCGGCCCCACGGCAGCCAGATAGCAGCGAGGAACACCACCGTGGCAACGCCGTGCGTCACGTCGAGCGGCAGTGACGCGACGCAGGCGAGCGCCGCCGCCTGCCAGGTGAGCGGATGCACGTAGCCGAGAATGTGGTAGCCGTTGAGAAAGAGGCCGTAGACCAGACCGGAGAGAAGCCCCCAGCCATAGAGCACGGGCGGGCGCTCGAGCAGACCGCGCTCCCCCAGCACGCCCCCGACGTAGCCCACGAGCCCCCAGGCGTACATCTGCCAGGGCGTCCACGGCCCCTGCCCGAAGAAGAAGTTGGAGAGCAGAGCCGCGAGGGCACCCACCACGAAGCCGCTGCGCCTGCCCAGCGTCGCGCCGGCGACGATCGCCACCGCCGAGACCGGCTTGACATCCGGCAGCGGCGAGAAGAGCACGCGCCCTGCAGCGGCCACGGCGGCGAGCACCGCCGTGGGCATGAGCTGGCGCAGGGCCGGGCGCGACGCCTCGAAGCTCGCGAGCACGAGACCCACGGCGAGGAGAGCCACGGCGAGCGTGAGCCCAGCCGTGGCCGGAACGCCCGCCGCGGCGAGCGCGACCATCGCCGCAGGCACCGCCAGCAGGGCTGGGACCTCCAGCACGGCGAGCGAGCGAGCCCACGGTGTTTGTCTCTCCCCCATCATGGGTACCAGTTTGCCATAGGCCCGCGACCGAGGAGGCACCATGCTCTACATCGGCAACTTCAGCTACAACGACGACTCCGACAGCAAGGACAACTACTGCCTCATGCCCATCGTCGTCGAGGCGGACGACGCCGACGCCGCGATGGAGAAGTTCGCCGCCCACCTCCACGAGGTCCGCAAGGGCTCCGACCTGCTCGACGGGGCGCACGAGATCTTCCTCGACTCGCTCACCGAGCTGGAGGGGGCACCGAGCGAGCCGGTCATCTGCCAGTGGCAGAAGATCGTGCCGGCGATGGACGGGCTCTGCTCGATCACGAGCGCGCTCCCCGTCGTGGGGGAGGACGACGACTTCGCGAGCGCCTACGCCTGGGGCGACGAGGACGACGAGCACGAGCACGTCGACGACCTCGACGAGCTTGACGAGGACGAGCTGTCGGAGGGCGAGCCGTTCCTGCTGTTTGAGTAGCCGAGGCGGTCAGCGGTCCTTGACGGGGCGGGCTCAGGCGGGCGGAACGCTTGAGCCCGCCCCGCTTTGGCGGTACAGCCAGGAGCCCGAGAGGAACTCCCCCGTCGGCTCGGTTGCCGCGACCCCTCCGTCGAAGACGAGCGAGACGGAGTCGGCGACGGCCCCCACGAAGTCCGCGTCATGGGTGGAAAGAAGGACCGTGGCGCCGTCTGCCGCGGCCGCGGCCACGCGCTCCGCAACCGCCGCGCGCGCCGCGCGGTCGAGCCCCTTGGTCGGCTCGTCGAGCAGCAGCAGGCGCGGTCGCACGAGCAGCAGCTTCTCCAGGGCGAGCAGCTGCTGCTGGCCGCCGGAGAGATCGTAGGGGTGCCGGTCGGCACAGCACGCGAGACCCAGGCGCGCGAGCGCCGCGTCAGCCTCGACGGCGCCGTAGCGCCCCGAGGACGCCGACCACTCCATGAGCTCGCCGCGGACCGTCTCGCAGGCGAGCACGGACTTGGGGTCCTGCGGAAGAAGCGCCTGGTCATGGGCGCACGCGCTTCTCGCCCGCCCGCGCGCGGGGCGCAGCGCCCCGGCCGCGACCCGCAGAAGCGTTGACTTGCCGCAGCCGTTGGCCCCGAGCAGCGCGCGAACCTCGCCGGACGCCACCGTAAGGTCGCAGCCCCGCAGCACCCAGTCCGCGTCGCGGTCGTAGCGAAACCACACGTCGTCCAGGGCGAGCGCGGGACGGGTGCCCGGCTCGGTCGGCGCGGGGCGGGGCAGCGAGAGGGCGGCCCCGGAGGGTCGCAGGTCGTCGGGTGCGACCTCGCGCACGCGGCCGCCCTCCAGGGCGAAGGCGCACGTGGCGTAGTCGAGCATCGGGGCCGGCGTGTGCGTGGCCACCACGACCGTCATGCCCAGCTCGCGATTGGCTCGGAAGAGCAGGGCGAGAAACGCCTG
Above is a genomic segment from Olsenella timonensis containing:
- a CDS encoding twin-arginine translocase subunit TatC; translated protein: MAVVVCALIVYFATPTLIELMIGQISDAMNGAELVVTTVLGGFTIRFKVALFFSVIICCPIIIWEIMAFFLPALKPKERRWVVPTVAAMVLLFFLGMVFCFFIIQPAAFGWLLEQSLEIGALMPEASDYLDIYMLLEIGFGIAFQLPLVIFYLSVLHLVPYKTFRSQWRIVYVAFMVLSAVVTPDASPVTMVLMFAILILLYEAALAVSRFIIVARDGREALKWGREDFENRKLDQE
- a CDS encoding twin-arginine translocase TatA/TatE family subunit; protein product: MFGIGEGELVLIVLFAFLIFGPDKLPGMGRTLGRALRQFKSAQEGFTEVVQTNIVDPAAEALSDTPKKPNRNRAAELDDDADIDVPEGEEAPRPRRAETFAERKKRLAEEKAAREAAEAEAATAAGAAEGDDADADAADDEAAPAPDAAPADDPASRAPAKTRRRPRIRGPRKADGGRPLRDAAPLPPRNRRRQGGLGHADRSRTHAHHGPPRRAASPPYDHRRGGRRLRAHRLLCHAHADRAHDRPDQ
- a CDS encoding STAS domain-containing protein codes for the protein MSLEITTGIAGEDRLVSVAGEVDVSCADELRDAIDAQIAEGVSGELVVDLAEVPYIDSTGIGVLVGAAHRVSEAGGTLVVARPQRNVARVLGLLGVQADLNIREA
- a CDS encoding tetratricopeptide repeat protein, producing the protein MAKWRLAQKVEGGEKGGAPAKRPAPKKRERRPGELSTFQKAVIVVFIVIFALSTLAGALASVFQSSSQSVEYNVDYIDSQYTDYVADLESQLEEDPENTETLLAVARACSTWGSYVQMLAANDEEAAHGDELLQRSIGYYDRYLELDNASDARAERAMCEYYLGDTETAVADLEALTTDDPEYATGWYDLGLLYEAQGLTDDAVAAYQRAAELDPDDEQGVGASAQSRVDELTGATDESSGDGASAGTEADGAATDGESDETSGTGE
- a CDS encoding aminotransferase is translated as MANAYQNMTDAELDAAIAALEDQADDLRALGLRLDMARGKPSPEQTALSRPMLDLLTSESDLSDGGVDADNYGAPDGLPSARALAAELIGVDPANVSVMGSSSLNIMYDCVEHGYVHGIGGEKPWCQQGVVKFLCPAPGYDRHFTVTESFGIQNVPVPMREDGPDMDVVREYVEGDATVKGIWCVPRYANPTGVTYSDDVVRAFAALKPAAPDFRVFWDNAYAVHTFRGEGDHLLNIFDALAEQGGDKNLVYEFASTAKVTFPSSGMAWVAASAADMAELRRAFSAMRVSPEKISQLAHVRFLRDAAGVAEHMRRHAELVAPRFALVEEKLSAGLGELGCATWTHPTGGYFVSFEGPRGSAKAIVELAAELGVTLTPAGAPWPYGRDPEDTNIRIAPTYPSLDELGQALDVFIVAVKLVSARLARSERA
- a CDS encoding formamidase translates to MGSIGSMSKPRAGFLVAAIQFPAPVVNSRADIDAQVESIVRTLKATKAGYPGVELIVFPEYSTQGLNTAKWLTDEFLCDIPGPETEAFSRACQEAGVYGVFSIMERNPDPAKNPYNTAIIIDPAGDIVLKYRKLFPWNPIEPWYPGDLGMPVCEGPGGSKLAVCICHDGMIPELAREAAYKGCNVYIRISGYSTQVNDQWILTNRSNAWQNLMYTVSVNLAGYDGTFYYFGEGQVCNFDGTTLVQGQRNPWEIVTAEIYPQLADNARLSWGLENNIYNLGHRGYVAVPGGEPDAGLTYIKDLAAGRYRLPWEDEMDIRDGSIYGYPTTGGRFGN
- a CDS encoding YebC/PmpR family DNA-binding transcriptional regulator; this translates as MSGHSKWATTKHKKAAIDAKRSSLFSKLSRNITVAAKLGGDPNPDNNATLAAAVARARMVSMPNAKIKAAIDKAFGSGADAANYAEITYEGYGPAGVAVYVDCLTDNKNRTAADVRSAFSHSGGSLGTSGSVAFQFERKGSIAVEKVIKSDDKKVADRENAVDEDEFMMAVAEAGGEDYEDAGEQWIVWTAYDKMQDVQKGLEAQGIEVKGSELTMVPTTPTDVSVADAKKVQRLVDRLDELEDVQNVYHTMNITDEIAEALEADE
- a CDS encoding ECF transporter S component, encoding MLEVPALLAVPAAMVALAAAGVPATAGLTLAVALLAVGLVLASFEASRPALRQLMPTAVLAAVAAAGRVLFSPLPDVKPVSAVAIVAGATLGRRSGFVVGALAALLSNFFFGQGPWTPWQMYAWGLVGYVGGVLGERGLLERPPVLYGWGLLSGLVYGLFLNGYHILGYVHPLTWQAAALACVASLPLDVTHGVATVVFLAAIWLPWGRAIRRVVAKYGL
- a CDS encoding ABC transporter ATP-binding protein; the protein is MSALSFDHVAFTYAGAGAPTLLDACLEVPEGAFALLSGATGSGKSTLLRLAKPEISPVGELSGAVRAFGEDVHGLDAVSSARAVGYVFQSPDAQMVCDTVWHEMAFGLENLGTGEAEMRRRVAETATFLGMGPWFRDRVAELSGGRRQILALASVLAMRPRALLLDEPTSMLDPVAEQAFLALLFRANRELGMTVVVATHTPAPMLDYATCAFALEGGRVREVAPDDLRPSGAALSLPRPAPTEPGTRPALALDDVWFRYDRDADWVLRGCDLTVASGEVRALLGANGCGKSTLLRVAAGALRPARGRARSACAHDQALLPQDPKSVLACETVRGELMEWSASSGRYGAVEADAALARLGLACCADRHPYDLSGGQQQLLALEKLLLVRPRLLLLDEPTKGLDRAARAAVAERVAAAAADGATVLLSTHDADFVGAVADSVSLVFDGGVAATEPTGEFLSGSWLYRQSGAGSSVPPA